From Microlunatus capsulatus, a single genomic window includes:
- a CDS encoding YbjQ family protein yields the protein MSSYGQQPGPHGSPSPYGQPPHPGQGQQPYGQPGYPPQQPYGQQPPQGYPPAQQPYGQQGGWTPQPAAARRPQLVRHSLPVVTMDKLVGQEIVEVLGEVVGVVARTRELRPDLRGGNPVDGYVTMLTESRQDAVARLVEMAEAAGAHAVVGLRFDCSEITQSLSEVCAYGTAVTLAGGPVGAERTG from the coding sequence ATGAGCAGCTACGGGCAGCAGCCCGGACCCCACGGATCGCCGTCGCCCTACGGGCAGCCCCCGCACCCGGGCCAGGGGCAGCAGCCCTACGGCCAGCCGGGATACCCGCCCCAGCAGCCGTACGGCCAGCAGCCCCCGCAGGGCTACCCACCGGCGCAGCAGCCCTACGGCCAGCAGGGCGGCTGGACGCCCCAGCCGGCCGCGGCGCGCAGGCCGCAGCTGGTCCGGCACAGCCTCCCGGTCGTCACCATGGACAAGCTGGTGGGTCAGGAGATCGTCGAGGTGCTCGGCGAGGTCGTCGGCGTCGTCGCCCGCACCCGCGAGCTGCGGCCGGACCTGCGCGGCGGCAACCCCGTCGACGGCTACGTGACGATGCTGACCGAGTCGCGGCAGGACGCCGTGGCCCGGCTCGTCGAGATGGCCGAGGCCGCCGGCGCGCACGCCGTCGTCGGGCTGCGCTTCGACTGCAGCGAGATCACCCAGTCCCTGAGCGAGGTCTGCGCCTACGGCACGGCCGTCACCCTGGCCGGCGGACCGGTCGGTGCTGAGCGGACGGGGTAA
- a CDS encoding DUF5302 domain-containing protein, translating to MTADDQTTPADDLKAKFREALEAKKGRRGEDHLDAGQQPVHAHGPVEAKRTFRRKTG from the coding sequence ATGACCGCCGACGACCAGACCACGCCCGCCGACGACCTGAAGGCCAAGTTCCGCGAGGCGCTCGAGGCGAAGAAGGGGCGCCGCGGGGAGGACCACCTCGACGCCGGCCAGCAGCCGGTGCACGCCCACGGCCCCGTCGAGGCCAAGCGCACCTTCCGCCGCAAGACCGGCTAG
- a CDS encoding HAD family hydrolase has protein sequence MGLGALSDEVFEAVLFDMDGTLIDSTPAVMRAWTTWMHEFGLTPEQMGRHHGMPSAQVVRALLAEDRHVEAIRRIDELELADVHDIVVLPGAAEALEALRGAKNAIATSCTVPLAQARIAAARLQPPSVLVTVDDVARGKPAPDPFLEAARRLGADPTRCLVVEDAPKGLEAARAAGCRTLAVVTTTEREDLDADAVVGDLSEVEFIPGEDGIRVRLRG, from the coding sequence GTGGGTCTGGGCGCGCTGTCCGACGAGGTCTTCGAGGCCGTCCTGTTCGACATGGACGGGACGCTGATCGACTCCACCCCGGCGGTGATGCGCGCCTGGACGACGTGGATGCACGAGTTCGGGCTGACCCCGGAGCAGATGGGCCGCCACCACGGCATGCCCTCGGCCCAGGTGGTCCGCGCGCTGCTCGCGGAGGACCGGCACGTCGAGGCGATCCGCCGGATCGACGAGCTGGAGCTGGCCGACGTGCACGACATCGTCGTGCTGCCCGGCGCGGCCGAGGCGCTGGAGGCCCTGCGCGGCGCCAAGAACGCCATCGCCACCTCCTGCACGGTGCCCCTGGCGCAGGCCCGGATCGCCGCCGCCCGGCTGCAGCCGCCGTCGGTGCTGGTCACCGTCGACGACGTGGCCCGCGGCAAGCCCGCGCCCGACCCGTTCCTGGAGGCGGCCCGCCGGCTCGGCGCCGACCCGACCCGCTGCCTGGTGGTGGAGGACGCGCCCAAGGGCCTGGAGGCCGCGCGGGCGGCAGGCTGCCGGACCCTCGCGGTGGTCACGACGACCGAGCGCGAGGACCTCGACGCCGACGCGGTGGTCGGCGACCTCTCCGAGGTGGAGTTCATCCCCGGCGAGGACGGCATCCGGGTGCGGCTGCGCGGCTGA
- a CDS encoding TetR/AcrR family transcriptional regulator — protein MPRATPLPLDERRVALMAATEPLLQRYGRDVSTRQIAEAAGVAEGTIFRAFPTKEALIEAVLADAFDIGPTCADLDALDPDLDLEPAVTAAVGLLQDRLRRVIALFHTLRFSPESPEEVGDLRARQDQDNAALNAAMAGVLIPFEDRLSRPVEEAATLVRTVTFALTHPMLGDAAPSEPEQIADLLLHGLVARPAPSPVSAHPLRPEDAPC, from the coding sequence GTGCCCCGCGCCACCCCCCTCCCGCTCGACGAGCGCCGCGTCGCGCTGATGGCGGCCACCGAGCCGCTCCTGCAGCGCTACGGCCGCGACGTCTCCACGCGCCAGATCGCCGAGGCCGCCGGCGTCGCCGAGGGCACGATCTTCCGGGCGTTCCCCACCAAGGAGGCGCTGATCGAGGCCGTCCTGGCCGACGCCTTCGACATCGGCCCCACCTGCGCCGACCTCGACGCCCTCGACCCCGACCTCGACCTGGAGCCCGCCGTCACCGCGGCCGTCGGCCTGCTGCAGGACCGGCTCCGCCGGGTGATCGCCCTCTTCCACACGTTGCGGTTCTCCCCGGAGAGCCCCGAGGAGGTCGGCGACCTGCGCGCCCGGCAGGACCAGGACAACGCGGCCCTCAACGCGGCGATGGCCGGCGTGCTCATCCCGTTCGAGGACCGGCTGAGCCGCCCGGTGGAGGAGGCGGCCACCCTCGTCCGGACCGTCACCTTCGCGCTCACCCACCCGATGCTCGGCGACGCCGCCCCCAGCGAGCCCGAGCAGATCGCCGACCTGCTCCTGCACGGGCTCGTCGCCCGGCCCGCCCCCAGCCCCGTCTCCGCCCACCCGCTCCGACCCGAGGACGCTCCATGCTGA
- a CDS encoding ABC transporter ATP-binding protein, with protein MLIRLLRRYLQPYRRVLAGVVVLQLVGTMAALYLPSLNASIIDEGVAKGDTAFIWRTGGVMLVVSLLQIVCAIAATYLGARTAMGFGRDVRGALFDRVLGFSARELNGFGAPSLITRNTNDVQQVQMLVLLSTTMFVAAPITMVGGIVMALREDVGLSWLVVVAVPLLALSIWLVVRKMGPLFRVMQTRIDTLNRVLREQITGIRVVRAFVREPHETERFSAANAELTQTATSVGRLVASIFPIVMFILNISSVAVLWFGAQRVDSGQMQIGSLTAFLSYLVQILMSVMMATFLLMIAPRAMVCAERISEVLDTESSVVTAERPVTTLPTASEVAFAGAEFTYPGADAPVLRDVTFTAGPGRTTAIIGSTGAGKSTLVSLIPRLIDVTAGSITVDGVEVRELDPDLLWSRIGLVPQKPFLFSGTVASNLRYGKPDATEDELWHALRVAQAEDFVRAMPGQLEATIAQGGTNVSGGQRQRLSIARALVKRPEVYVFDDSFSALDVTTDARLRAALARETASACVIIVGQRVATIRDADQIIVLEHGEVVGTGTHEELLETCPTYAEIVSSQLSAEEVAA; from the coding sequence ATGCTGATCCGTCTCCTGCGCCGCTACCTGCAGCCCTACCGGCGCGTCCTCGCGGGCGTCGTCGTGCTGCAGCTCGTCGGCACCATGGCGGCGCTGTACCTGCCCAGCCTCAACGCCTCGATCATCGACGAGGGCGTGGCCAAGGGCGACACCGCCTTCATCTGGCGCACCGGCGGCGTGATGCTGGTCGTCAGCCTGCTGCAGATCGTCTGCGCCATCGCCGCCACCTACCTCGGCGCGCGGACGGCCATGGGCTTCGGCCGCGACGTCCGCGGCGCGCTCTTCGACCGCGTGCTCGGCTTCTCGGCCCGCGAGCTCAACGGGTTCGGGGCGCCGTCGCTCATCACCCGGAACACCAACGACGTCCAGCAGGTGCAGATGCTGGTGCTGCTCTCGACGACGATGTTCGTCGCGGCGCCCATCACCATGGTCGGCGGCATCGTCATGGCGCTGCGCGAGGACGTCGGGCTGTCCTGGCTCGTCGTCGTCGCCGTCCCGCTGCTGGCGCTCTCGATCTGGCTCGTCGTCCGCAAGATGGGCCCGCTGTTCCGGGTGATGCAGACCCGGATCGACACCCTCAACCGGGTGCTGCGCGAGCAGATCACCGGCATCCGGGTGGTCCGGGCCTTCGTCCGGGAGCCCCACGAGACCGAGCGGTTCTCCGCCGCCAACGCCGAGCTGACCCAGACGGCGACCTCGGTCGGCCGGCTGGTGGCCTCCATCTTCCCGATCGTCATGTTCATCCTCAACATCTCCAGCGTCGCCGTGCTGTGGTTCGGGGCCCAGCGCGTCGACAGCGGTCAGATGCAGATCGGCTCGCTGACGGCGTTCCTCAGCTACCTCGTGCAGATCCTCATGTCGGTGATGATGGCGACCTTCCTGCTGATGATCGCGCCGCGCGCCATGGTCTGCGCCGAGCGGATCAGCGAGGTGCTGGACACCGAGTCGTCCGTGGTCACCGCGGAGCGCCCGGTCACCACCCTGCCCACCGCGTCCGAGGTCGCCTTCGCGGGCGCGGAGTTCACCTACCCCGGCGCCGACGCCCCGGTGCTGCGCGACGTCACCTTCACCGCCGGTCCCGGCCGGACGACGGCCATCATCGGCTCGACGGGTGCGGGCAAGTCCACGCTGGTCTCGCTGATCCCGCGGCTGATCGACGTCACCGCGGGCTCGATCACCGTCGACGGCGTCGAGGTCCGCGAGCTCGACCCGGACCTGCTGTGGAGCCGGATCGGGCTGGTGCCGCAGAAGCCGTTCCTGTTCTCGGGCACGGTCGCCAGCAACCTGCGCTACGGCAAGCCCGACGCGACCGAGGACGAGCTGTGGCACGCGCTGCGGGTCGCCCAGGCCGAGGACTTCGTCCGCGCCATGCCCGGCCAGCTGGAGGCGACGATCGCCCAGGGCGGCACGAACGTCTCCGGCGGCCAGCGGCAGCGGCTCTCCATCGCCCGGGCCCTGGTCAAGCGGCCCGAGGTGTACGTCTTCGACGACTCCTTCTCGGCCCTCGACGTCACCACCGACGCCCGGCTGCGGGCCGCGCTGGCCCGGGAGACGGCGTCGGCCTGCGTCATCATCGTCGGCCAGCGCGTGGCCACCATCCGCGACGCGGACCAGATCATCGTGCTGGAGCACGGCGAGGTGGTCGGCACCGGCACCCACGAGGAGCTGCTCGAGACATGCCCGACCTACGCCGAGATCGTCAGCTCCCAGCTGAGCGCCGAGGAGGTGGCGGCATGA
- a CDS encoding ABC transporter ATP-binding protein: MSEDTRTDAPEAPATGAAKAPERPKYAPAARSGGPFGGPAPAEKSLNFWPSLKRLLGHLAPERVVLVAVVALAVVGIVMNVYGPRILGYATDVIFTGIVGRGLPAGATKAEAVAQLRAAGQDTYADLVERLAVVPGQGIDFGLLGRWLLLALGLYLVSSLFLWLQGYLLNGAVQRSIFTLRNEVETKINRLPLSYFDKQTRGELLSRVTNDIDNVAQALQQTLSQLLTSLLTVIGVVVMMFVVSPLLALIALVTIPISVVITGVIGKRSQKLFTQQWKATGELNGHIEEAFTGHALVKVFGRQSEVAAVFGERNDGLFRSSFGAQFVSGIIMPAMMFIGNLNYVAIAVVGGLRVASGTMNLGDVQAFIQYTRMFTQPLTQVASMANLLQSGIASAERVFEVLDAEEQSAEPAASAGAALPTRGRVEFEHIAFSYDAAQPLITDLSLVAEPGSTVAIVGPTGAGKTTLVNLIMRFYELDGGRITVDGVDVATIPRAELRSKVGMVLQDTWLFHGTIRANIAYGRPDATEAEVMAAAEATFVDRFVHALPDGYDTVIDEEGSNISAGEKQLITIARAFLADPALLILDEATSSVDTRTEVLVQHAMAALRSDRTSFVIAHRLSTIRDADLILVMQAGQIVEQGSHAALLTAGGAYADLYRSQFAGAIGEDEGASPYRALSVAARS, from the coding sequence ATGAGCGAGGACACCCGCACCGACGCCCCCGAGGCCCCGGCCACCGGGGCCGCCAAGGCCCCCGAGCGCCCGAAGTACGCACCGGCCGCGCGCAGCGGCGGACCCTTCGGGGGACCCGCTCCGGCGGAGAAGTCGCTGAACTTCTGGCCCTCGCTGAAGCGGCTGCTCGGCCACCTCGCGCCCGAGCGCGTCGTGCTCGTCGCCGTCGTCGCGCTGGCCGTCGTCGGCATCGTCATGAACGTCTACGGCCCGCGCATCCTCGGCTACGCCACCGACGTGATCTTCACCGGCATCGTCGGCCGCGGGCTGCCCGCCGGGGCCACCAAGGCCGAGGCCGTCGCCCAGCTGCGGGCGGCGGGCCAGGACACCTACGCCGACCTCGTCGAGCGGCTGGCCGTGGTGCCCGGGCAGGGCATCGACTTCGGCCTGCTGGGCCGCTGGCTGCTGCTGGCGCTGGGGCTCTACCTGGTCTCGTCGCTGTTCCTGTGGCTGCAGGGCTACCTGCTCAACGGCGCCGTCCAGCGCTCGATCTTCACCCTGCGCAACGAGGTCGAGACCAAGATCAACAGGCTGCCCCTCAGCTACTTCGACAAGCAGACCCGCGGCGAGCTGCTCAGCCGGGTGACCAACGACATCGACAACGTCGCCCAGGCCCTGCAGCAGACCCTCAGCCAGCTGCTCACCTCGCTGCTGACGGTGATCGGCGTCGTCGTGATGATGTTCGTGGTCTCGCCGCTGCTGGCCCTCATCGCGCTGGTGACCATCCCGATCTCGGTGGTGATCACCGGGGTGATCGGCAAGCGGTCGCAGAAGCTGTTCACCCAGCAGTGGAAGGCGACCGGCGAGCTCAACGGGCACATCGAGGAGGCCTTCACCGGGCACGCGCTGGTCAAGGTCTTCGGCCGCCAGTCCGAGGTCGCGGCGGTCTTCGGCGAGCGCAACGACGGGCTGTTCCGCTCCAGCTTCGGCGCCCAGTTCGTCAGCGGCATCATCATGCCGGCGATGATGTTCATCGGGAACCTCAACTACGTGGCGATCGCCGTCGTCGGCGGCCTGCGGGTGGCCAGCGGGACGATGAACCTCGGCGACGTGCAGGCCTTCATCCAGTACACGCGGATGTTCACCCAGCCGCTCACCCAGGTGGCGTCGATGGCGAACCTGCTGCAGTCCGGGATCGCGTCGGCCGAGCGGGTCTTCGAGGTGCTCGACGCCGAGGAGCAGTCCGCCGAGCCGGCCGCCTCGGCGGGCGCCGCGCTGCCGACCCGCGGGCGCGTCGAGTTCGAGCACATCGCCTTCTCCTACGACGCGGCGCAGCCGCTGATCACCGACCTCTCGCTGGTGGCCGAGCCGGGCAGCACCGTCGCCATCGTCGGCCCCACGGGCGCCGGCAAGACGACGCTGGTCAACCTGATCATGCGGTTCTACGAGCTCGACGGCGGCCGGATCACCGTGGACGGCGTCGACGTGGCCACCATCCCGCGCGCGGAGCTGCGCTCCAAGGTCGGGATGGTGCTGCAGGACACCTGGCTGTTCCACGGGACGATCCGGGCCAACATCGCCTACGGCCGCCCCGACGCGACGGAGGCCGAGGTGATGGCCGCCGCCGAGGCCACCTTCGTCGACCGCTTCGTGCACGCGCTCCCCGACGGCTACGACACGGTGATCGACGAGGAGGGCAGCAACATCTCGGCGGGCGAGAAGCAGCTGATCACCATCGCCCGCGCCTTCCTGGCCGACCCGGCACTGCTGATCCTCGACGAGGCCACCAGCTCGGTCGACACCCGGACCGAGGTGCTGGTCCAGCACGCCATGGCCGCGCTGCGCAGCGACCGGACCAGCTTCGTCATCGCCCACCGGCTCTCCACCATCCGCGACGCCGACCTGATCCTCGTCATGCAGGCGGGCCAGATCGTCGAGCAGGGCAGCCACGCCGCGCTGCTGACGGCCGGCGGCGCCTACGCCGACCTCTACCGATCTCAGTTCGCGGGCGCGATCGGTGAGGACGAAGGAGCGTCCCCTTACAGAGCCCTGTCCGTTGCCGCTCGTTCCTAA
- a CDS encoding ATP-binding protein, translating into MAEPGLGRTAHERAYDLLARKAKRFSSGDEDLSELRNDLALPQFIGLESLECRPLSVTPLNHLSWFRLRRLPSPEDGVRSPLVDGLSAIAAMRSSAALVISGGPTGGLHLGVQRNGLEEWLPTTLAPAVIAEKVASSPPGVSAFVGNDQVWSNGVSFSLSAGSDNAPDQSGLPGLRRLLLASSPSWSIVILLEPVQFAEARAIETALYGSLSALGRLGGTVTHTDNEQDSISRQLPAVDELLEDLKARVDHLRAAESVGLWNTSPYVFSEDGATVEMISGVLGSILQNDPLTSGRWISHSCHVPYGEQSSVPDLPEPVSLLSSADIGVFLETGFGSLPGLEVSEAPPAGRAQPPMSKPIPLGQWAGTSAEVVIDVQDLEGHGFVTGTTGMGKSTTVQKILLELSNKWHIPFLIIDPVKADYEELAPSIDRGLLSVTATDLALNVMQPCEGFSLRTHLEMVSNAFVGSFGFPSPVPYIVAQLFEQMIARSAADPAPTLHDLRDELDPYVASLGYDGEIESNIRASLGLRLSLLLSPAKAERVASPDGRPCLRSILERPAVVQLSTLGDEQERAFLMSMLTIYVAERAHVLGRSNGAVRHVTVLEEAHRILPEPRDSASSEDGNAAGVSAKLLTQMLAEIRSYGESVLVVDQSPAAVARDVLRNTNLKIAHRLPDPDDREVVGGSLGMIEKHYLSLTKLGRGEALMATRRTGEAQLIRIQAAEPDAHGPAPVEFRVNRDDDPRPCCHGRDPGTHHAAEARSREAESVLALALNHMLRTREDRASIWSDADLGLAQLAALDPALTTDSDQAVRCLAWIGFRRAMVRHVAYGSLDSGHLAGRLQRAFEVWEAKGSQQLRLTKRPGDMVGPFHGCRWCSDVCSYRHVAEASTSLGQQSVQTSLRPAWVPVPGMTTVEVMNFWAGQSVKSLTPLLGDEAAVSLARCALVQSAASAGMPAGEQDRLLNDSD; encoded by the coding sequence ATGGCTGAACCCGGCCTCGGCCGTACGGCCCACGAGCGCGCCTACGATCTGCTGGCCCGCAAGGCCAAGCGGTTCTCGAGCGGGGACGAGGACCTGAGCGAACTGCGCAATGACCTTGCGTTGCCCCAGTTCATCGGCCTCGAATCACTCGAGTGTCGACCTCTGTCGGTCACGCCCCTCAACCACCTGTCGTGGTTCCGGCTGCGGAGGTTGCCGTCGCCGGAGGACGGAGTCCGGTCACCTCTGGTGGACGGGCTCTCGGCGATCGCAGCAATGCGGTCGTCGGCGGCTCTTGTCATCTCGGGTGGGCCCACGGGCGGCCTTCACCTCGGCGTCCAACGCAATGGGCTGGAGGAGTGGCTACCTACGACGTTAGCGCCAGCCGTGATCGCGGAGAAGGTTGCATCGTCGCCTCCCGGCGTGAGCGCCTTCGTCGGCAACGACCAGGTATGGTCCAACGGCGTCAGCTTCTCGCTCTCAGCGGGGTCCGACAATGCTCCGGACCAGTCCGGACTGCCAGGGCTACGCCGGCTGTTGCTCGCCTCCTCGCCCTCCTGGTCGATCGTCATCCTGCTCGAGCCCGTCCAGTTCGCCGAAGCTCGCGCAATCGAGACCGCCCTTTACGGAAGTCTTTCCGCGCTCGGTCGTCTTGGCGGCACGGTGACTCACACAGACAACGAACAGGACAGCATCAGCCGCCAACTCCCGGCCGTCGACGAGCTGCTGGAGGACCTGAAAGCCAGGGTCGACCATCTTCGTGCCGCCGAATCGGTAGGCCTGTGGAATACCTCGCCCTATGTCTTCAGCGAGGACGGCGCCACAGTCGAGATGATCTCAGGCGTTCTGGGCTCGATCCTCCAAAACGACCCCCTCACGTCGGGCCGATGGATCTCGCATAGTTGCCACGTCCCCTACGGCGAACAGTCGAGCGTACCAGACCTGCCGGAGCCGGTATCGCTGCTCTCGTCTGCCGACATCGGGGTGTTCCTGGAGACCGGATTCGGCTCGCTCCCCGGACTGGAAGTTAGCGAAGCTCCTCCAGCTGGGCGGGCTCAACCCCCGATGAGCAAGCCGATCCCGCTCGGACAGTGGGCGGGTACCAGTGCGGAGGTCGTCATCGACGTCCAGGACCTGGAGGGACACGGCTTCGTCACCGGCACCACAGGGATGGGCAAGAGCACGACGGTGCAGAAGATCTTGCTCGAGCTCAGCAACAAGTGGCACATCCCCTTTCTCATCATCGACCCGGTCAAGGCTGATTACGAAGAGCTGGCGCCAAGCATCGACCGAGGGCTGTTATCGGTCACCGCGACGGACCTGGCTCTCAACGTCATGCAGCCATGTGAGGGTTTCTCGCTCCGCACGCACCTGGAGATGGTCTCCAACGCGTTCGTCGGCTCGTTCGGGTTCCCATCCCCGGTTCCGTATATCGTGGCGCAGCTGTTCGAGCAGATGATCGCGCGGTCCGCGGCGGACCCGGCGCCGACCCTGCATGATCTCCGCGACGAACTCGATCCCTACGTCGCCTCGCTCGGGTACGACGGCGAGATCGAGAGCAACATCCGAGCCTCGCTCGGGTTACGACTCTCGTTGCTGCTGTCGCCGGCGAAAGCCGAGCGGGTGGCGTCACCTGACGGTCGACCGTGCCTGCGGAGCATTCTCGAACGTCCCGCCGTCGTCCAGCTGTCAACACTCGGCGACGAGCAGGAGCGCGCGTTCCTGATGTCGATGCTGACGATCTACGTCGCCGAGCGTGCCCATGTCCTCGGCCGCAGCAACGGCGCGGTCCGCCACGTGACTGTTCTCGAGGAGGCCCACCGGATCCTTCCCGAACCACGCGACTCTGCCTCGAGCGAGGACGGGAATGCCGCCGGAGTATCGGCCAAGCTGCTCACCCAGATGTTGGCCGAGATCCGTAGCTACGGCGAGTCGGTGCTCGTCGTCGACCAGAGCCCGGCGGCCGTGGCCCGAGACGTGCTGCGCAACACCAACCTCAAGATCGCCCATCGACTACCCGATCCCGACGATCGGGAGGTCGTTGGGGGCAGTCTCGGCATGATCGAGAAGCACTACCTCAGCCTGACCAAACTCGGACGAGGAGAGGCGCTAATGGCCACGCGCCGAACGGGCGAGGCCCAGCTGATCCGGATCCAGGCCGCAGAGCCCGACGCGCACGGACCAGCCCCGGTCGAGTTCCGTGTCAACCGGGACGACGATCCGCGCCCTTGCTGCCACGGACGCGACCCCGGTACCCACCATGCTGCCGAGGCCCGTTCGCGTGAAGCCGAGAGCGTCCTCGCCCTCGCGCTCAACCACATGTTGCGGACGAGGGAGGACCGAGCGTCGATCTGGTCCGACGCAGACCTCGGACTCGCACAGCTGGCGGCCCTGGACCCGGCCCTGACGACTGACAGCGACCAGGCCGTCAGATGCCTGGCCTGGATCGGTTTCCGACGCGCGATGGTCCGGCACGTCGCCTACGGCAGCCTCGACAGCGGGCACCTGGCCGGCCGCCTGCAACGAGCCTTCGAGGTCTGGGAGGCCAAGGGGAGTCAGCAACTTCGACTCACGAAGCGCCCGGGCGACATGGTGGGACCCTTCCACGGCTGCCGGTGGTGCTCGGACGTCTGCTCCTATCGCCATGTGGCCGAAGCGTCGACCTCACTCGGCCAGCAAAGCGTCCAGACCAGTCTTCGGCCAGCCTGGGTCCCTGTACCGGGGATGACGACGGTCGAGGTCATGAACTTTTGGGCCGGTCAGTCCGTCAAGTCACTGACGCCTCTGCTCGGAGACGAGGCGGCGGTGTCGTTGGCTCGATGTGCGCTGGTGCAGTCGGCCGCGAGTGCTGGCATGCCCGCCGGCGAGCAGGATCGCCTGCTGAACGACTCCGACTGA
- a CDS encoding TNT domain-containing protein: MDRKLVKLDPMTELRRSNEDEKRNLEPRLKSVSLDQRRRLLADLKEEQQMKFDELLAHRDKPDKPTAIDHQYAVKYEQKVDGWLADLRNHPIASKLIPEGYDPFYARGAHLLDSAARNDCKMYLDRYALGVNSKEEPVWNWAEIAPNNGVHWDNEVRTTLEVGTVIDRWGPRVKEAKYDTGTYICPSDTPFERAGIPPSNLAQFQRYRVCKLMHVLRSEVTPGAVGTLGRGGQYRLQVPLGKYVDRGFLEPIGPPFGRSRE, translated from the coding sequence ATGGACAGGAAGCTCGTCAAGCTGGATCCCATGACCGAGCTGCGCCGCAGCAACGAGGACGAGAAAAGGAATCTCGAACCTCGACTGAAATCGGTGTCCCTGGACCAGCGGCGGCGTCTGCTGGCAGACCTCAAGGAGGAGCAGCAGATGAAGTTCGACGAGCTGCTGGCCCACAGGGATAAGCCGGATAAGCCCACAGCGATCGACCACCAATACGCGGTGAAATATGAACAGAAGGTGGACGGCTGGCTGGCTGACCTACGCAATCACCCTATAGCCTCGAAATTGATCCCCGAGGGCTACGACCCGTTCTACGCAAGAGGCGCTCACCTCCTGGATTCCGCCGCCAGGAATGATTGCAAGATGTATCTGGACCGTTATGCTCTCGGAGTCAACTCCAAAGAGGAGCCGGTATGGAACTGGGCTGAGATTGCCCCCAACAATGGAGTCCACTGGGATAATGAGGTTCGTACAACTTTAGAGGTGGGCACTGTCATCGACCGGTGGGGTCCCAGGGTGAAGGAAGCCAAGTACGATACGGGTACCTATATCTGCCCCTCGGACACCCCTTTCGAGAGGGCCGGAATACCGCCGTCCAATCTTGCGCAGTTCCAGCGTTACAGGGTTTGTAAGCTCATGCACGTTCTCAGGAGTGAAGTGACCCCGGGAGCTGTCGGTACCCTCGGCCGTGGGGGTCAGTACAGGCTGCAGGTCCCCTTGGGCAAGTACGTTGACAGGGGCTTCCTCGAACCGATTGGGCCGCCATTCGGGAGGTCGCGAGAGTAG
- a CDS encoding vWA domain-containing protein, translating to MVTLLRAGPARAAMAPIVLGVLMATSLIPAVAAPVIEAEPDWPGRCPVTVALVVDQSASLEGSFDKVRQASEDMVDALRDRPSQVMIVAFGTEAQVVEPLTDVSDPSGRRRVKRSIDNLDTFSNASGQGGTNWEAGLALAAAAKPQIVVVLTDGLPNAYGNPVQGDEDGGDAALLAAQKVANGLKRAGTRVVPVGIALGPGGTQNLAAISGNRPGEDYFATDLDRLRRELYGVAARSCGVPISALPTPEPTAFPLAKTLIGAAVGLVALLIAGMVLNRRRNGPPTVAPLTPAASKEPRKRSVGRAAPLKLADVAPPVPTRTKPEPPEAADSSPPASPPSRARSMSLDFLRDESGPAGHQRPPDE from the coding sequence ATGGTGACCCTGCTGCGGGCCGGCCCGGCGCGAGCCGCGATGGCGCCGATCGTCCTCGGCGTGCTGATGGCGACGTCGCTGATCCCGGCCGTCGCCGCGCCCGTCATCGAGGCCGAGCCCGACTGGCCCGGACGATGCCCCGTGACGGTCGCTCTGGTGGTCGATCAGTCGGCATCGCTGGAAGGAAGCTTCGACAAGGTCCGTCAGGCTTCGGAGGATATGGTCGACGCGCTCCGCGACCGCCCGTCCCAGGTCATGATCGTGGCCTTCGGCACCGAGGCTCAGGTGGTCGAGCCGTTGACCGATGTCTCGGATCCCAGCGGGCGCCGGCGCGTCAAGAGGTCGATCGATAACCTCGACACCTTCTCCAACGCCTCGGGGCAAGGGGGGACGAACTGGGAGGCCGGGCTGGCTCTGGCGGCAGCAGCCAAGCCCCAGATCGTCGTGGTCCTGACCGATGGGCTACCCAATGCCTACGGGAATCCCGTCCAGGGGGACGAGGACGGCGGTGACGCCGCACTCCTGGCCGCCCAGAAGGTCGCCAACGGTCTCAAGCGCGCAGGAACCCGCGTGGTGCCGGTAGGCATCGCCCTCGGGCCCGGCGGCACCCAGAACCTGGCCGCCATCTCCGGCAATCGCCCCGGCGAGGACTACTTCGCCACCGATCTCGACCGGCTGCGTCGCGAGCTCTACGGCGTCGCGGCCAGGAGCTGCGGAGTGCCGATCTCGGCGCTGCCCACACCCGAGCCCACGGCGTTTCCCTTGGCCAAGACCTTGATCGGCGCGGCCGTGGGACTCGTCGCCCTGCTGATCGCCGGGATGGTGCTCAACCGCCGACGCAACGGACCGCCGACGGTGGCGCCACTCACTCCTGCGGCGTCCAAGGAGCCTCGAAAGCGGTCCGTCGGGAGGGCGGCCCCGCTGAAACTGGCTGATGTTGCTCCCCCCGTACCGACCAGGACGAAGCCCGAGCCGCCGGAAGCGGCCGACTCCTCGCCGCCGGCCAGCCCACCCAGTCGCGCCCGGTCGATGTCGTTGGACTTCCTGAGGGACGAGAGTGGTCCGGCGGGTCACCAGAGGCCGCCCGATGAGTAG